From a single Intestinibaculum porci genomic region:
- a CDS encoding IS1634 family transposase produces the protein MAKRLKSTKSKNSESFYVIDDFYDPNTKKKSTFVAEKLGNIRTLMEKYHTDSRDEVMRQLQLYVDGLRQKDSEDKADVKLILSQADLIEKDKENLFNIGYMYIRNILCSLGIKDICKEISDQYNFQYNLASIINDLVSARVIYPSSKLSTYKSTNKFLDLSDYKLADVYRSLKVLSEQRYFIEKMLYKNSSQLFKKNTAVLYYDCTNFYFEIEEEDDYRKYGKSKENRPNPIVQYGLFMDADALPLADYVFQGNMNEQKSMRELEAIVERDFAVSKFVVCADAGLNGWENKVYNDMKKNGAYIVTQPIKKMSKVMKEWAISPEGWKLEGYPGTFNLNDLADRETIEIEGVKKKIKDLVFFKNKWEKRTKKSESSGGKYTLEENYIVTYSRKFANYQKHIRDKKLERARKLLDNPGKLTKTNQRDPRYYISKTSFTKNGEVASDAIYTIDENKIAEEEKYDGFYAVTTDLEDSDLSLIISANKQRWEIEENFEIMKSELKTRPMYVSKEHSINGHLLICFIALLVYRLLEKKYMNEKYTCAELFDTLRDLNLTYINGTNYIPSFKRTEIVDDLAEVFGFQPSRKIITQKYLKKFQRVVNSKKSTKLI, from the coding sequence ATGGCTAAACGTTTAAAATCAACCAAATCTAAAAACTCTGAATCATTCTATGTTATCGATGACTTCTATGATCCTAACACTAAAAAGAAATCTACCTTCGTAGCTGAAAAGCTGGGCAATATCAGGACTCTTATGGAAAAGTATCATACCGATTCCCGGGATGAAGTAATGAGGCAGCTTCAGCTCTATGTTGATGGACTAAGACAAAAAGACAGTGAGGACAAGGCAGACGTCAAACTAATCCTCAGTCAGGCTGATTTAATAGAAAAGGACAAGGAAAATCTCTTTAACATCGGATACATGTACATAAGAAACATATTATGCTCATTGGGCATTAAGGATATCTGCAAGGAGATATCAGACCAGTACAATTTTCAATACAATTTAGCGAGCATTATTAACGATCTTGTATCCGCTAGGGTTATTTATCCTTCATCAAAGCTGTCTACGTACAAATCAACTAATAAATTTCTCGACTTGTCCGATTATAAGCTGGCAGATGTTTACCGTTCCCTCAAAGTTCTTTCTGAGCAAAGGTATTTCATTGAAAAAATGCTTTATAAAAACAGCTCACAGCTTTTCAAAAAGAACACAGCGGTTCTCTACTATGACTGCACAAATTTCTATTTTGAGATTGAAGAAGAGGATGACTACAGAAAATACGGAAAAAGCAAGGAAAACAGACCAAATCCTATTGTGCAGTATGGTCTATTTATGGATGCAGATGCTCTCCCTTTAGCTGATTATGTCTTCCAGGGCAATATGAATGAGCAAAAATCCATGAGAGAGTTAGAGGCTATAGTTGAAAGAGACTTTGCAGTTTCAAAGTTTGTTGTCTGTGCTGATGCCGGACTCAACGGCTGGGAAAATAAGGTATATAATGACATGAAGAAAAATGGTGCCTATATTGTCACCCAGCCAATCAAGAAAATGTCAAAAGTAATGAAGGAATGGGCAATATCACCAGAAGGATGGAAGCTTGAGGGATATCCTGGAACTTTTAATCTTAATGATCTGGCTGATAGAGAAACTATAGAAATTGAAGGCGTAAAGAAGAAGATAAAAGATCTTGTTTTCTTCAAAAACAAATGGGAAAAAAGAACCAAAAAATCCGAATCATCAGGCGGTAAATACACTCTTGAAGAAAACTATATAGTTACTTATTCAAGAAAATTTGCCAATTACCAAAAACATATTAGAGATAAGAAACTAGAAAGAGCGAGAAAGCTTCTTGATAACCCAGGAAAACTTACAAAAACCAACCAACGCGACCCACGCTATTATATTTCTAAAACATCTTTCACGAAGAACGGTGAAGTAGCTAGTGATGCAATTTATACAATTGATGAAAATAAGATTGCAGAAGAAGAAAAATACGATGGCTTTTATGCTGTAACTACCGATCTTGAAGACAGTGATCTCTCATTAATTATTAGCGCAAACAAACAGCGCTGGGAGATTGAAGAAAACTTTGAAATAATGAAAAGCGAACTAAAAACAAGACCTATGTATGTATCAAAAGAACATTCAATCAACGGTCACCTGTTAATATGCTTCATTGCCCTGCTGGTTTATCGTTTGCTTGAAAAAAAGTATATGAATGAAAAATATACGTGTGCAGAATTATTTGATACACTTCGCGATCTTAACCTAACCTATATAAATGGAACAAACTATATTCCATCCTTTAAAAGGACAGAAATCGTGGATGACCTAGCTGAAGTTTTTGGATTTCAGCCCTCACGAAAAATAATTACTCAAAAATATTTAAAAAAATTTCAAAGGGTAGTAAATTCTAAAAAAAGTACGAAACTGATTTGA
- a CDS encoding glycoside hydrolase family 3 protein, whose translation MRIKKMGMFLVSLMMLASNVTVVSAASSVDTIISKMTLKQKLAQMMVVDFRTWNNKNFTEMNTDVSSLLSQYDFGGVILFGENIQGKEQTLKLTKDLQAAALKSTNKIPLIIGTDQEGGIVNRLKIGCAMPGNMATAATNDPQKATAAGKVMGEELKALGINTDFAPVVDINNNANNPVIGLRSFSDDAKTVAKYGTAMIKGIDSTGVIASVKHFPGHGDTATDSHSGLPIVTNKGLQSLMQSELLPYQEAIKNGVDMVMTGHICYPSIDPYKIITKKGTYINTPASLSKTMVNVVLRQRLGYQGVVATDALNMSAISENLSELNAATKAINAGNDLLVMPMEVHTTKDMSKFATLLNELESEVNRKLIDVATIDASVKRILTLKEKKKILNYAASQYPASALKQVGSDAHHNIEAEITNKAVTCLKNEGNVLPIKLSKNDHVLFLTPYDNEIPAIKLGMRRLTANKVIALESHYEVMRYSAQTSESELSQKIAKASIVICNSEIVTNTQMNASNYATRVPALAMKIAAAAKKKGIIMSIAKPYDVASYKEAQGMIAVYGNAGMDPTEALKPEKAYGPNIVAGVECLFGAHTIQGVLPVNVPAFNQTTSRFSDTIVYKRGYGLKIKALVKEQPLQEESKQVTPAQAHLIQIAEGKQNKILFALVAITAVVGLLVVLLIVKLV comes from the coding sequence AATAAGAACTTTACAGAAATGAATACTGATGTCAGCAGTCTCTTATCACAATATGATTTTGGCGGGGTCATTCTCTTTGGTGAGAATATCCAGGGGAAAGAACAAACCCTTAAGTTGACGAAGGATCTGCAGGCGGCTGCGTTAAAAAGCACCAATAAAATTCCACTGATCATTGGTACCGATCAGGAAGGCGGGATTGTCAATCGGTTAAAGATCGGCTGTGCGATGCCCGGCAATATGGCCACCGCTGCCACAAACGATCCGCAAAAGGCCACTGCAGCTGGCAAAGTGATGGGCGAAGAATTAAAAGCCTTAGGGATTAATACCGATTTTGCGCCGGTGGTCGATATAAACAATAATGCGAATAATCCGGTGATCGGCTTACGCAGCTTCTCTGATGATGCCAAGACGGTCGCAAAATATGGTACGGCAATGATTAAAGGGATCGATAGCACTGGCGTGATCGCGAGTGTGAAACATTTCCCAGGTCATGGCGATACTGCCACGGATTCCCATAGCGGCTTGCCAATTGTGACGAATAAAGGTTTACAAAGTCTTATGCAAAGCGAACTACTGCCTTATCAGGAAGCTATTAAAAATGGCGTGGATATGGTGATGACGGGACATATTTGTTACCCGAGTATTGATCCGTATAAAATCATTACCAAAAAAGGAACTTATATAAATACGCCGGCCTCTTTATCGAAAACGATGGTCAATGTCGTCTTACGTCAGCGTTTAGGCTATCAGGGCGTAGTGGCGACCGATGCGCTTAATATGTCCGCAATCAGTGAGAACTTAAGTGAACTCAATGCGGCGACGAAGGCTATTAATGCCGGTAATGATTTACTGGTGATGCCAATGGAAGTGCATACGACGAAAGATATGAGTAAATTTGCGACTTTACTCAATGAACTCGAAAGTGAAGTCAATCGTAAACTGATTGATGTTGCCACGATTGATGCTTCGGTGAAACGTATTTTAACGCTGAAGGAAAAGAAAAAGATTCTTAATTATGCAGCGAGTCAGTATCCAGCCTCAGCTTTAAAACAGGTGGGATCTGATGCGCATCACAATATTGAAGCAGAGATCACCAATAAAGCTGTCACATGTCTTAAAAATGAAGGCAATGTTTTACCAATTAAACTAAGTAAGAATGATCACGTGTTATTCTTAACCCCTTATGATAATGAGATTCCAGCTATTAAACTAGGGATGCGCCGCTTAACGGCTAATAAGGTGATTGCTTTAGAGAGTCACTATGAGGTGATGCGCTATAGCGCGCAGACGTCGGAAAGCGAACTTTCCCAAAAGATTGCGAAAGCCTCGATTGTCATTTGTAATTCCGAGATTGTCACGAATACCCAAATGAATGCCTCTAACTATGCGACGCGCGTACCTGCTTTAGCGATGAAAATTGCGGCGGCCGCCAAAAAGAAGGGAATTATCATGAGTATTGCAAAACCTTATGATGTTGCTTCATATAAAGAAGCGCAGGGCATGATCGCCGTTTATGGCAATGCCGGGATGGATCCAACCGAAGCCCTCAAACCAGAAAAGGCGTATGGTCCTAATATTGTGGCCGGGGTGGAATGCCTCTTTGGCGCGCATACGATCCAGGGCGTCTTACCGGTCAATGTTCCAGCTTTTAATCAGACAACATCACGTTTTAGCGATACGATTGTTTATAAACGCGGTTATGGTTTAAAAATCAAAGCGCTGGTTAAGGAGCAGCCTTTACAGGAAGAAAGTAAACAGGTGACGCCGGCTCAGGCGCATCTGATTCAGATTGCGGAAGGCAAACAAAACAAAATTCTCTTCGCGTTAGTGGCGATCACTGCCGTGGTTGGTCTGTTAGTTGTCTTATTGATTGTCAAACTTGTTTAA